CCCGGTCAGCACCCGGGACATCGGCTGGGTCTTGGAACCCTCGATGTTCGCCAGCAGCTTCGTGGCGGACGTCGTGCCCATCCGCTCCAGCGCGGCGACCGCGTCCACGTCCAGCTCGTAGAGGTCGGCCGGGTCGGTCACCATGCCGGCCGCGACCAGCGCGCGGATCACCTTGTCGCCGAGGCCCTCGATGTCCATCGAGTCGCGCGCCGCGAAGTAGGCCAGCGACTCGGTCGCGCCGCAGGCCCGCCCCTGCGTGCACCGCCAGCGCTTCTGCGAGCGGTCGATGTCGCCGCCGCAGCGCGGGCAGAACTCCGGTGGCGTGAACGCGACCGCGTCGGCCGGGCGCTCGTCCAGCTTCGCCCCGGTGATCTCCGGGATGACCTCGCCGGCCCGGCGGACGAACACGGTGTCGCCGACCCGCACGTCCCGCCGGACGAGGTCGCCGAAGTTGTGCAGCGTGGCCGAGGTGACCACGACGCCGCCGACCTGGACCGGTGCGATCACCGCGACCGGGGTGATCACGCCGGTGCGACCGACCTGCACCTCGATCTTGGTCAGCGTGCTGGTCCGGGTGTCGGCCGGGAACTTGAACGCGGTCGCCCAGCGTGGTGCGCGGCTGGACGACCCGGCCGCGTCCCGGTCGGCCGGCGCGTCCGCCTTGATCACCGCGCCGTCGATGTCGAAGCCGAGCTTGCCGCGCAGCGCGCCGAGCGCGGTGACCGCGTCGACCAACTCGTCCGCGGTGGCGCACCGGGGCATGCCGGCCGGTGAGCCCGCGGTGGTGGTGACGCCGAGGTCCGCGATCGCGGCCATCGCGGCGCTGTGCGTGAGCCCTTCGCCACCCGGCAGGTCGTGCACCGCGTACGCCAGGAAGGACAGCGGCGCCAGGTAGGCCCGGTCCTGCGCGCGGAGCGTGCCGGCCGCGGCGTTGCGCGGGTTCGCGAACGGTGCGCCGCCGTGCGCGACCCGCAGCTCGTTGGCCTTGGCGAAGTCGTCGTCGGTCATGAAGACCTCGCCGCGCACCTCCACCGTGACCGGCCGGGTCAGCTCGCCCGGCAGCCCGGCGACCGCGCGGGCCTGCGCGGTCACGTCCTCCCCCGCGGTGCCGTCGCCGCGCGTCGCGACCTGCACCAGCGTGCCGTCGACGTAGCGCGCCGCGATCGCCATGCCGTCGATCTTCGGCTCGACCGTGAAGCCGGCGACCGGCCGGCCGATCACCTTCTCCAGGCGGGCCGCCCACTGTCGCAGCTCGTCGGCGTCGAACACGTTGGCCAGGCTGAGCATCGGCGTGCTGTGCACGACGTCACCGACCACGCCACCGCCGGCCGCGACCACCTCGGTCGGCGAGTCCGCCACCGCCCACTCCGGGTGCGCCGCCTCGCTCGCGGACACCCGGGCGAACAACGCGTCGTAGGTGGCGTCGTCCATGACGATGTCCTCGCCCGCGTAGTACGCCGAGGCGGCCTCCCGCATCCGCGTGATCGCCTCCCGGTAGTCGTCGGCGGTCTCGAACGGCGCGGCGTGCGCCGCGTCGACGACGGGTGCGATCTCGTTGTCGGCGGTCGTGGGCATAGGGCACTCGTTTCCTCAGGTCCTCGTGACGATCTTCTTTCTACTCCACGGGTACGACATGTTCCGGTCACGCCTCGCAGTGCGGACGCAGTGATGGCGGTGCTCCGTCCGGAGCACCGCCATCACGAACGTGATCGGGTCAGCTGAACGCGGCGACGTCCATGTGACCGCGCAGCTTGGTGAGGGCCTTGGTGAGCAGCCGCGAGACGTGCATCTGGGAGATGCCGAGCTGGTCCGCGATCTGCGACTGGGTCAGGTTGCCGTAGAAGCGGAGCGAGATGATCCGCTGCTCGCGCGCGTCGAGCATCGCCAGCGCCGGGCCGATGCTGGCGCGGAGGTCGACCTCGTCGTAGTCGTTGTTCTCGTCGCTGATCGTGTCGCCCAGCTCGGTGCCGCCGTCCGGCCCGATCGGGGTGGACAGGCTCGTGGCGCTGTAGGCGCGGGCGCCCTCGAGACCCTCCAGCACCTCTTCCTCGGTGACACCGAGGTAGGCGGCGATGTCCGCGACGAGCGGCGAACGGCCCAGCTTGTGGGTGAGCGTGTTGTTGGCCTCGCTGATCGCGAGCCGCATCTCCTGGAGCCGGCGAGGCACCCGGATCGACCAGGTGCGGTCGCGGAAGTGCCGCTTGACCTCACCGACGATGGTCGGGATGGCGTATCCGGCGAAGTCGACGCCGCGCGACGCGTCGAACCGGTCGACCGCCTTGATCAGGCCGACCGTGGCGGTCTGCACGAGGTCGTCGGTGAGCTCACCGCGGCCGGAGTATCGCTTGGCGAGGTGGCGGGCCAGCGGCAGCCAGGCTTCGATGGCCCGGTCGCGCAGCGCCGGACGGCCCGGGTGGTCGGCGGGCATCGCGGTGAGCGCGGCGATCAGGCCGGTGGCCGCGTCCGCGGAGCGGGCATCGGTCAGCGTGTCACGCTCGGCGACGTCCTGCGCGGTCGCGGCGGGGGCGGTGGTTATCGTCATGAGCGTTCCTTCGCTTGTTACCGCCAGCCCGGATGCCCGTTCGGCTCCATGACCTTAGCCGAACGGCGGGCAACAAAGATAGCCGAAAGTATGAGTCACTTTCGGTATTCACCCGAATGCGATTACGTCATCACCCCGCCGTCGAGGAGACCCATTGACCCGCGTGCTCTTCGCCGGGCTCGCGTCGCCCGGTCACACCTTCCCGATGGTGCCGCTCGCGGTCGCGGCGCGGGAGGCCGGTCACGAGGTGTGGTTCGCGGCCGGTGACCACGTGCACGCGGCGCTGACCGCGCACGGGTTGCGGCCGTTCCGGCCGGCCGACGCGTTCTACGAGATCTACGCGGACGACCTGCTGCCCGAGCTGGAGCGCCTCCGGCCGGATCTGGTCATCCACGGCTGGGGTCTGCCCGGCGTCGCGGAGGCCGCGCGGCGGAAGGGGATCCGGAGCCTGTGGCACGGGTTCGGGCGGCTCTTCCCGGAGGGCATCGGTCTCGCCCGGCCGTCGGTGGAGCTGCCGGTGCTGGACATCTGCCCGCCGTCGTTGCGGTCCCCCGAACCGACCGGACCGGCGATCCCGCTGCGGCCGGTCCCCTACGCCGCGCCGGGTCCACAGCCGACCGCGCGGCGCGGCCCCCGGCCGCTGGTCTTCCTCACCATGGGTACCGCGTTCAACACGCCGGAGGCCCTGCGTACCGCGCTGCGCGGGCTGGCGGGCCTGGACGCGACCGTGGTCGCCTCGACCGGCGGAACCACCGTCGACGCCGACGTCCCGGACAACGCCCTGGTGCGGCCGTGGGTGGCGCAGGCCGGGCTGTTCCCGGTCGCGGACCTCGTCGTGCACCACGGCGGCAGCGGCACCATGCTCGGCGCGCTCGCCCACGGCGTACCGCAGCTGGTTCTTCCGCAGGGTGCGGACCAGTTCGCGAACGCGGCGGCGCTGTCCGCGGCCGGCGCCGCGACGAGCCTGCCCCCGGCGGTGGTCACCGCGGACGCGATCGCCGCCGCGGCCCGGCTGCTGCTGGCCGACCGGGGCGGCGACCATCGAGCGGCCGCGCGGGCGATCGCGGCGGAGATCGCCGCGATGCCGGCACCGGACGAGGTCGTCGGGACGCTCCTCGCCCGGTGAGCGGCACCCGCCTCAGCTGATCTGGAAGCTCGGGTGCGGCGGCTGGTTGTAGGCCGTGTTCTGCCAGGCCACCGCCTCGCGGTACATCCGGTCCTGCATCAGCGACACGCGCGAGATGCCGGTCGGATCGGTGGTCTGGTAGATCCGCAGCGCCGTGTTGTTCGTGGTCGGCCAGATCACCTCCTCGCGCCAGTCACCGAGGATGTCGGCCTGCAGCGACGGCGTCGCCTTGGTGCCGTTGTTGGAGTGCACGCCGCTCGCGGTCAGCAGCGTGGTGTCCGACGACGTGCCGTACTTCTTGATGGTGGTGCCGTCCAGCAGCTCGCGCTGGCCGTCGCCGTCCCACCAGATTACGAAGTTCGCGGACGACGGCTTGCGGCCGACGTTCGCGCCGGACGTGTTGCGCAACCCGTCCACCGCGTTCGACCAGGACTCCGCGCCCGGGCTGCCGGCCCAGATGTCGGCGGAGACGCCACGGCCGTTGTCGCAGCCGCACGACGGCGCGTTCCAGATGATCGCGCCGGTACGCGCGTCCGCCATGTAGTGCGCGTACTTGCTGCCGTCCTCGTCGACCTTGAACACCTCGAGGCCGCCGCGGCTCGGGATCAGGTCGCCGACGTGCAGCGCGTCGCCGTGCCCCTGATTGGTGCGCCACAGCCCGGCGCCGTTGTCGTCGATCGCGATCGCGCCGTAGATGATCTCGTCCCGGCCGTCCGCGTCCACGTCCGCGACGGACAGGTTGTGGTTGCCCTGCCCGGCCCAGGCCGACCCGTTCGTGGAGGAGTTGCTGTCGAACGTCCACTTCCGGGTCAGCGCGCCGTTGCGGAAGTCCCAGGCCGCCACCACGGTACGGGTGTAGTAGCCGCGCGCCATGATGATGCTCGGGTACGACCCGTTGAGGTACGCGGTCCCGGCCAGGAACCGGTCCACCCGGTTGCCGTAGTTGTCACCCCAGCTGCTGACCGTCCCGCGCGGCGGCACGTAGTCCACGGTGGCCGCGGCCCGCCCGGTCTGCCCGTTGAAGACGGTGAGGTACTCCGGCCCCGTGAGGATGTATCCGGAACTGTTCCGGTGGTCCGCGCTCGCGTTGCCGATGACCGTGCCGCCGCCGTCCCGGGTGCCGTCCGCGGTCTTCATCGCGACCTCGGCCCGGCCGTCGCCGTCGTAGTCGAAGACCTGGAACTGCGTGTAGTGCGCGCCGGCCCGGATGTTGCGCCCGAGGTCGATGCGCCACAACCGGGTCCCGTTCAGCCGGTACGCGTCGACGAACACGTTCCCGGTGTAGCCGGACTGCGAGTTGTCCTTCGCGTTCGACGGGTCCCACTTCAGCACGATCTCGTACGCGCCGTCGCCGTCCAGGTCGCCCACGGACGCGTCGTTCGCCGAGTAGGTGTAGGCGACACCGTCCGGCGTGGTACCACCGGGCGGCACCTGGATCGGCACGTCCTGGCTGGCCGCGAGCGTCCGCACCGGCTCCTCCGCGGGCGTCCCGAGCGTCTCGGCGCCGCCGGTGACCGGCCGGACCGCGTAGGTCGCGCTCGCCGGCGCGCCCGCGTCCGTGAAGTTGGTGACCGGCGCGGTGCTGACCCGGACGCCGTCGCGGTACACGGCGAACGCGACGCCGGCCGGATCCGACGCGAGCAGCCGCCAGGACAGGAAGTTGCCGCGGTCGGTGCGGATGCTGACCAGCCCGCGGTCGAGGCGCTCGGTGTTGCCGGCGGCCGGCGCGGCGGCCGGCGTGGGCGTCTCCGCCGCGTGCGCCACCGCGACACCGCCGCCGGTGAGCAGCAGCGTGGTGGCGGCGAGTGCGGCGGACCGCTTCTTGATACGTTTCATGAGCGGACATTCCCCTGCCCTCGGGGTCGCGGTCCGCGAGGGGGGTCAGCCGATGCCGGTCGGTGGCCGGCACCGGCTGCGGGCGTGGCGGACCACGGCCGTGCGATGCGCTTCCCGGTGGAGGCGGAAAGCGGTTACCCAGGCCGTTAACCTAGGCGTTACATTTGTTACTGTCAATACTTGGCAGCCCGGCGCCCGCACGGACGCCGGGCACCGGGTGGCGGGTCAGTAGGCGACCGCGACGTCGATGACCCAGGTGACGCCGAAGCGGTCCTTGAGCATCCCGTAGAGCGGCGTCCAGCCGGACGGGCCGAGGTCCTGGATGACGGTGGCGCCGTCCGAGAGGCCCTTCCAGCAGGCGGTGAGCTCGTCCTGGTCGGTGCCGCGGACCGAGACGTAGACCGGCTTGTCACCGGCGTCGTACGACTGGCTCGCGGGCACGTCGAACGCCATCACGTGGAAGCCGTTCGCCGACAGCACCTGACCCCAGGCGACCAGGTCGGCCTCGGCCGGGTCCGTGGTGCCGTACCCCTGCCGGTGGGTGGCGATCGTGATCTCGCCGCCGAACACGGACCGGTAGAACTCCAGGGCCGCGCGGGCGTCGCCGCGGAAGTTGAGGTGCGTGGTGGTGGTGATGCTCATGATGACTCCCATCGAGTGTCCGTCCTGGTTGCGAGATGAACTCTGACAGCGGTAGGTGCCAGGGTGTGTCACCTTCTGCCGGCATGATGGGCGTCATGCCGAAGACCTCCGCGCGCCTGCTCGCGCTGCTGTCGCTGCTGCAGGCCCGCCGCGACTGGCCCGGGACGCTGCTCGCCGACCGGCTGGGCATCAGCCTGCGGACCGTGCGCCGCGACGTGGACCGCCTGCGCGAACTGGGCTATCCGATCGCGGCCGCGAAGGGGCCGGACGGCGGTTACCGGCTCGGCGCCGGCACCGACCTGCCACCGTTGCTGTTCGACGACGAGCAGGCGGTGGCGCTCACCGTCGCGCTGCAGGTCGCGGCGACCACACCCGGCAACGGTACGGGCGAGGCCGCGGCCCGCGCGCTGCACACGATCCGGCAGGTGCTGCCGGCCCGGCTGCGGCAGCGCATCGGCGCGCTCGACGTCACCGCGGTCGAACGGCCCACCACCCGGCCACCGGCCCCGGTCGACGGCGACGTGCTGCTGACCCTCAGCGCCGCGGTACGCGCCCGGGAGACGCTGCGCTTCGACTACGGGACGCACGACGCCACCGGCCGGCCGCCCCGCCGGGCCGAGCCGCATGCGGTGGTGACCTGGGACGGGCGCTGGTACCTGGTGGCGTGGGACCTGGACCGCAACGACTGGCGCACGTTCCGGGTGGACCGGATCACGCCGTGGACGCCGAACGGTCCCCGCTTCACCCGCCGCGAGCTGCCCGGCGGCGACGTGGCCGCGTTCGTCGCGGGTCGTTTCCAGGGCGGCACGCCCTGCCGGGGCA
This genomic window from Catenuloplanes niger contains:
- the ligA gene encoding NAD-dependent DNA ligase LigA, producing the protein MPTTADNEIAPVVDAAHAAPFETADDYREAITRMREAASAYYAGEDIVMDDATYDALFARVSASEAAHPEWAVADSPTEVVAAGGGVVGDVVHSTPMLSLANVFDADELRQWAARLEKVIGRPVAGFTVEPKIDGMAIAARYVDGTLVQVATRGDGTAGEDVTAQARAVAGLPGELTRPVTVEVRGEVFMTDDDFAKANELRVAHGGAPFANPRNAAAGTLRAQDRAYLAPLSFLAYAVHDLPGGEGLTHSAAMAAIADLGVTTTAGSPAGMPRCATADELVDAVTALGALRGKLGFDIDGAVIKADAPADRDAAGSSSRAPRWATAFKFPADTRTSTLTKIEVQVGRTGVITPVAVIAPVQVGGVVVTSATLHNFGDLVRRDVRVGDTVFVRRAGEVIPEITGAKLDERPADAVAFTPPEFCPRCGGDIDRSQKRWRCTQGRACGATESLAYFAARDSMDIEGLGDKVIRALVAAGMVTDPADLYELDVDAVAALERMGTTSATKLLANIEGSKTQPMSRVLTGLGVRMTGRSMSRRLAKHFGTMDELTGATVEQLQDVEGVGPERAATIAAELVELAPIIAKLAAHGVNMVEPGVVPASERAAAEAEAVPDGPRLPLQNADGSPMTVVVTGSVPGLTRNEGNEAVERLGGKSSGSVSKKTQLVVVGDGAGSKAAKAEELGLRIMPSDRFAALLAAHDAGEEPALDDF
- a CDS encoding SigB/SigF/SigG family RNA polymerase sigma factor is translated as MTITTAPAATAQDVAERDTLTDARSADAATGLIAALTAMPADHPGRPALRDRAIEAWLPLARHLAKRYSGRGELTDDLVQTATVGLIKAVDRFDASRGVDFAGYAIPTIVGEVKRHFRDRTWSIRVPRRLQEMRLAISEANNTLTHKLGRSPLVADIAAYLGVTEEEVLEGLEGARAYSATSLSTPIGPDGGTELGDTISDENNDYDEVDLRASIGPALAMLDAREQRIISLRFYGNLTQSQIADQLGISQMHVSRLLTKALTKLRGHMDVAAFS
- a CDS encoding glycosyltransferase, which codes for MLFAGLASPGHTFPMVPLAVAAREAGHEVWFAAGDHVHAALTAHGLRPFRPADAFYEIYADDLLPELERLRPDLVIHGWGLPGVAEAARRKGIRSLWHGFGRLFPEGIGLARPSVELPVLDICPPSLRSPEPTGPAIPLRPVPYAAPGPQPTARRGPRPLVFLTMGTAFNTPEALRTALRGLAGLDATVVASTGGTTVDADVPDNALVRPWVAQAGLFPVADLVVHHGGSGTMLGALAHGVPQLVLPQGADQFANAAALSAAGAATSLPPAVVTADAIAAAARLLLADRGGDHRAAARAIAAEIAAMPAPDEVVGTLLAR
- a CDS encoding rhamnogalacturonan lyase, whose protein sequence is MKRIKKRSAALAATTLLLTGGGVAVAHAAETPTPAAAPAAGNTERLDRGLVSIRTDRGNFLSWRLLASDPAGVAFAVYRDGVRVSTAPVTNFTDAGAPASATYAVRPVTGGAETLGTPAEEPVRTLAASQDVPIQVPPGGTTPDGVAYTYSANDASVGDLDGDGAYEIVLKWDPSNAKDNSQSGYTGNVFVDAYRLNGTRLWRIDLGRNIRAGAHYTQFQVFDYDGDGRAEVAMKTADGTRDGGGTVIGNASADHRNSSGYILTGPEYLTVFNGQTGRAAATVDYVPPRGTVSSWGDNYGNRVDRFLAGTAYLNGSYPSIIMARGYYTRTVVAAWDFRNGALTRKWTFDSNSSTNGSAWAGQGNHNLSVADVDADGRDEIIYGAIAIDDNGAGLWRTNQGHGDALHVGDLIPSRGGLEVFKVDEDGSKYAHYMADARTGAIIWNAPSCGCDNGRGVSADIWAGSPGAESWSNAVDGLRNTSGANVGRKPSSANFVIWWDGDGQRELLDGTTIKKYGTSSDTTLLTASGVHSNNGTKATPSLQADILGDWREEVIWPTTNNTALRIYQTTDPTGISRVSLMQDRMYREAVAWQNTAYNQPPHPSFQIS
- a CDS encoding VOC family protein, coding for MSITTTTHLNFRGDARAALEFYRSVFGGEITIATHRQGYGTTDPAEADLVAWGQVLSANGFHVMAFDVPASQSYDAGDKPVYVSVRGTDQDELTACWKGLSDGATVIQDLGPSGWTPLYGMLKDRFGVTWVIDVAVAY
- a CDS encoding helix-turn-helix transcriptional regulator: MPKTSARLLALLSLLQARRDWPGTLLADRLGISLRTVRRDVDRLRELGYPIAAAKGPDGGYRLGAGTDLPPLLFDDEQAVALTVALQVAATTPGNGTGEAAARALHTIRQVLPARLRQRIGALDVTAVERPTTRPPAPVDGDVLLTLSAAVRARETLRFDYGTHDATGRPPRRAEPHAVVTWDGRWYLVAWDLDRNDWRTFRVDRITPWTPNGPRFTRRELPGGDVAAFVAGRFQGGTPCRGTVILALPAATVALYTRDGVVEELGPDRCRLTLGSWSWTALAAAVARYDADIEVVGPPALTDAFAHLARRFARTAGT